In the Salmo trutta chromosome 13, fSalTru1.1, whole genome shotgun sequence genome, GGATTTACCAGAGGAAAGCTAGTAGACCTAGGGCTAGATCCAATCCAATTGCCCCTTTCAGCTATGAACCTTTAAAAGGCAATGTTTCCGCGTTTGGAAAACCGCATTCACAGTACAAGCTGCATATGCTGGCTCAACTGGAAAttaattacctttaaatgtcaatcGCTCTATCATGATCTCCCATGGTCCGATTTGAATCTAGGCCCTACTGTATCTTTGGACACATCCAAAATGGCCTCCCTTCTCCAGCCCTGAGCTCCATCCATCAACACTGGGCTGCATCCAGCTCCTTTTTAAAcactaacatactgtatctaGTCTACTTAAAACCAGTTCCCCCGAACAAACATCTACAGCACTCTGCACTGTCTCCCCTGATCTAACACCCCATCTACAGCACTCTGCACTGTCTCCACTGATCTAACACTCCATCCTGTACACTGACCTAAGACCTGAaggtagttagagagagaggggtgggggaaggaggaagggagagagggagtactCGTCTTCCGGTTAGAGTGGATAGGATAGAAGATATTAAGACTAGGGAAAGAGATGAGGGTAAATATAGGAGGCCTACTACCTATCAGACAAACAATCAACCAATCAGGTAGGCTACCCAAACAGGTCGCCCCCACAGAACACAAACTATATACCTTCTTCACTCTATTTGTTTTCATTTTGGACATTTAGCTTAAAGTTAGTCGATTCAAATATAGCTTACGAAAGTTCTATCaggaaggctggtctgaatgcttctttaacttctttgggctaggtggcacgtcaccgtcccactctattcaacagccagtggaagagcgtggcgcgaaatacaaaacctcaaaaatgcaataatttaaatttttcaaacatacgactattttacaccattttaaagacaagactctcgttaatctaaccacattgtccgatttcaaaaaggctttacagcgaaagcaaaacattagattatgttaggagagtacatagccacaaataatcacacagccattttccaagcaagcatacatgtcacataaacccaaaacacagctaaatgaagcactaacctttgatgatcttcatcagatgacactcctaggacattatgttacacaatacatgcatgttttgttcaatcaagttcatatttatatccaaaaacagctttttacattggcatgtgatgttcagaacatgcattcccacccaaaacttccggtgaatttactaaattactcaccataaacattgacaaaatacataacaattattttaagaattatagatacagaactcctttatgcaatcgctatgtcagattttaaaatagctttcggcgaaagcacattttgcaatattctgagtacatagctcagccatcacggctagctattttgacacccgccaacttcggggctcactaaactcagaattattattagaaaaatgttattacctttgctgatcttcgtcagaatgcactcccaggactgctacttccacagaaatgttgtttttgttccaaataatccatagttatgtccaaatacctccgttttgttcgtgcgttcaggtcactatccaatgggtaacgcgcgagcgcatttcgagacaaaaaaagtctaaatgttcctttaccgtacttagaagcatgtcaaacgctgtttaaaatcaatttttatggtatttgtctcgtaaaatagcgataatattccaaccggacaatagtgttttcattcaaagaggaaaagaaaaaacagcatggtcgcgggaccgcgcataCCCAGTCTattagtcaccaggcagaccactgacaaactgagctaccatactctgcccagagacaggagacgcctcaatccactttctgaaggctttagagagccaatggaagccttagaaagtgcaacgtaaccccagagatactgtagtttcgaaagggactagaaagaagaactacaaattgtcagacaggccacttcctgcttggaattttctcaggtttttgcctgccatatgagttctgttatactcacagacaccattcaaacagtttagaaacttcagagtgttttctatccaaatctactaataatatgcatattctcatttctgggaaagagtagtaaccagtttaaatcaggtacgttttttatccggccgtgaaaatactgccccctagcccagacaggttaactacaTCCAGTTAGCATAACATAATTCACTGCTGTTTCCTATTCTACGGGCATACCGGGAATGAATACAAACGTATCATCAGCATAGCGACTCGTTTCTTCTCTTTCCTACTAGCCACGTGTGGAATATCAGTCACCTATTTACCTTGCAACCTATAAGCACAGCACAATAATGAACATTCCTCATGCTTGCTGTTTAACCTATTGGCTCACTCTTGCAATTATTACCTTCCTCTCTCGCAACCAATGGGCGTAAATCTTGGGATGTTTTGTATGCCAATTTACCCATGTTCTCCCACTTGCAGTTTTTCAGCATCAGCTTTCGACAACCATCCATCTCCCTGCCACCACCAGCCATAATAACCTTAAGGCTCGTTAATAGAACTCCTTTCCCCCAGTGGGGGGGTTTCGATGCCAGTAGTTACACGTAGGGCTACCTGCCATCACATCATCTGGCTCCGAGGATCTTCCCTCGAAGACGAGGCCATTCCACAAACTATTTAATAAAATGTCTTATTGCATTCCATCTTTGTTGGTCTTTCAGTTAAGCCTGTACTTGTGGAGGAAATTATTTAATTACCTACTATATTGTTTAATTAGACATACTATGCTGTTACTTGTCCATTGTTATATGTTAGTATTTTTCTGATACAGGCTTGTCTTGTGTGACTTACTCATAAGTCTCGGTGTGCATATAAGAGCTGTTGAGGTGCGACTGCAGTATGTGACATCCTGTTTTAACAATCTACAGGAACTTAGATGTCTGGAAACATGCAGAAAGGAACAGACAACGGTGGCAACGTCAGCTATCTTAATCTGCACAAACAAGCTAAATCAGCTTTTACACACCATGTTCCCTCCCTGTTTCCACCCATCTGCTAAACTGCCACGTAGACAAAATAGATTGTACTTTTTCTATAAAAGGAGAGAGACAACGCTGTCCGTTGGGCTTTCCTAATGATGCACTGTTGAGTGGTTCTTATTGATTGCTTCATTTTTGTAAATCTTATAATAAAGTTGTTTTGAAGAATACAGTCTCTCTCCTTTTGGTTAGAATTACCACAACATGTTCAATTGAACTAAGGAAAACACATCTATACAGAATTAAAAAGACCTACCTCATCTGTACTGTAACACTAACCCACATCTGAACCACCATTAATCCAGGTTAATCGCATACACTGATCATATCTCTTTCACAGGACAGACCTACTCCCGTGACCTGGCACAGCATGTCTTTAtcttcttagggatagccccctttttttaaattttcgcctaaaatgacatacccaaatctaactgcctgtagctcaggccctgaagcaaggacatgcatattcttggtaccatttgaaagtaaacactttgaagtttgtggaaatgtgacttgaatgtaggagaatataacacaataaatctggtagaagaaaataccaacatttttttttctcctacccctatctttgaaatgcaacagaaaggtcccacgtctgtaattccgatggtgtccacaagatagcagcagtgtatgtgaaaagtttcagacggataacttgaagtatgagaaaactacatgacatttagtgtgaagtcacccaggtacatttgggcaaatcgtgaaggtgCCATACCGGGTCAATGGATTAATGTTCTCTAtggtaaaagaaaaaaaagagatttGATgtaaaaaggagagaaagagacagtgacAAAGCTGATTTGAGGTCCAGGTAAAGATCAGATTGAGGTTTATTGTCCTACAAGAGGAAATTCTTACAGctcacacattacatacacaaaCCCCATAGAAACACAGCAGGAAACAAACAGCAGCAAACAGTCAGACATACTGTAAATGGTAGGATGGGCTGGTGTTGTACCAGCAGCTATAGGATGCAAGGTCAATAAAACCCTGAGAGAACTGGACCAACAAAACCACTagcccagagaggacagagaaagcTAGAAAAGAGATATGAAGGAAGATGTGATGTTTTGCTCATCGTCTGCATGGATACAATGGATGATGTTTCTATGTTTGTATTAATGTATCATAGCATCATCAATTATGCCAGTTGACTAGTAGAAGTAGAATGATTCTGTACTTTGTAGAGTAGCCTAAACCATATAATTAGACTGAGTAGAACAGACATGGAACCCCTGACCTTGTCAATGACTGGTAAACTCATACACTCACAATGCCTGACATTGGAAGGGGATTCCCGTTCTATCCACTCTTATTATTATATGGCCTACTATACACCCTCTGCCCTGTACAGTAGGCTTAACAATGACCTTAGGCAAGGACTACagacagtatgtgtgtgtctataaaTAAACAGTGTTAAACTTAACAGTGACTCTCTGTTGTCTCCGTTGTTCATTCATTCTCTCCCAGCATCaccccatcatcatcaccagcTATACCCCAGCACCCATAGGCCTCCCATCCAAGCTGAGCACCAATACACCAGACACCAATACAAATCTTCAACCCAATACACCAGCACCAGTCCCAGAAGCAGTTGACCTACCCCAGCCCCAATACCTAACACAGCACCAATGCAATATCTAACCTAACACAGAAACCAGGCTATTCGTGGACAGAGGAAGGGacgagagagagtgcgagagataTATGTAGGCTATGCTATGTACCCTCATATTCCCGGGCTGTCACATACCCAACAGAATAAAAAAGAGCGGACCCTGAAACAAACAGACCGTTAGATAGATCTTGTAAATCTAGAAATCTCCCGGCCAACTTAACGGTCTGGTCATTCCCTCAGTGTGTCGGTCACCCCGGAGACAATGACGGCTCTACACAGCAGCAGGCAGCAGACGCAATCTATCAATCTTCATTCAAACAACTGTTATGATCAGAGAGTTCAATGGTCAACGTACAGCCTATTAATGGAATAGCCCAGTAAACTACTGTTTTTTCCGTGACAGTGTTGCAGTAGGTTGTCTCTAACGCAAGAGAGGATGATCTGCCTGTATAAGCATGGGACTCGTTAACCAAtaataaaacaagaaaaaaaaagaatcctATTACCACTGTTTACCAGGCAACAATATATCCCAGACTTACCGGACGGTGATTATAACAGCTACTCGTCCGTTGTTAttgttttctctgtctgtttATCCGTTTAGAAAAAAAAGCACGCGATCTGTGTTGCCGTGGCCTCCTGCAGTCTGGTGATGGTATAATAACAGCCGCGTCTGTCTCGCTCCAGAGAAAGaaccttgagagagagagagagagagagagagagagagagagagagagagagagagagagagagagagagagagagagagagagagagagagccactcCCACCTGTTGCTAACAGTCCATGCATCTATAATTACACAGTAAGGAATAATGATCCAAATAGGCTGAAACTATTACGCTCGTTCTTTGGCAGCGAATGAAAAGGTTGTTGTTTGAAGCTCAGACTAGAGGGATGCAACATAACGGATTTAACCACACCGAATGTGATTTTAAAGTGTTATAGTCTAGTTTCTCATGATTTAGGAGCCTCGGCTAAAGTGTGTGGGTGTACCTCTAATCTTGGGCAGTGAAGCTCTTTGTAATCTGTAACGCATTCATGTAATGACAATAGTACATGGGTGATGGAGAAGGCCAGAGGCGGTTAAACCTCTGTCTTTCTCATCCAATGGATTTTGAGTAGAAGGCAAGGAGTATGCAATTAAGATTCTCCCAGAGATCGAGgaatagacagagacagataaaTGAGGCAGCGAGAGGGAAAAAAGGGATAGAAATAAAGAGCTGGTGGGTTGCGACACAGACGCACACATACCCTTTGTCTAGCCAGGCAGATTAAGACTGTGGCAACAGTAATTACCAGTTTAATCAGTGTCTTGAGTCTTATTTCCCGTTCAGATAAGAACCCCACCCAGAGGGGCAGAAACACTTACAATAACACTTTATATAAACAGACCTAACCAGGGGTACACCCaacagaccgagacagacagactctctccATAATAGAGATTTGTCTCATTCAAAATAAGACTTTTATAAGCATCATAATTATGTCTCCAATACACAGGAAGAGAAGACTTCAATAACTATCTCCACCCTTATCTGAACTGGTCTGAACCAGTTCAACTCAGTCTATCCCAGTTCTAAACCGGTCTAACCTCAGGTGGACTACAGTAGTCTGGggaactgaaaagatttggaggTTGTCTAGCCTCTTCTCACAGCCGCAGGAGCGTGCAGAGCACTCTGATTCTGGTGAGAGACTAGAGGTTGTCCAACTGTCTGCTAGAAGTCTTCCACCGGTGAGACAGTTTAAGGCCGAAGGTAGTTAACgctacattttaaaaacagaaCAAAGCCAAACCTCCTGGTAGAAAGTATACTTCTTATTGATACCTTGGTATTCTTCAGCTCCATCTGAATAAAGAAAAACACGTTGCTAAACAAAGAAGGCAGACAATATTTTTCTGGTTGTTTTAGTTTGGGGTTTTTTGCAGTTTTTTTCACATGTAATGTACATACTCTCTTCAGAAGGTTGGGACTAGGATCAGTCCAACATTGTACCATAACGATTGTACTGGAAAAATAGGATTTAGATATGTTCTTCTATACTGTATCATACACAGGCATCCTTCATGTACCataattatcatcatcatcaccaattgtattattattattattattattattattatgattttagACATTCCATAAAAAAGGTGTCATGCGTGTCAtctcagtcagccagacagagagagagaaagagggagagcgagagaggagtagagataaGGACAGAGAGATAAGGAGATACGTTTGACGTTCCAACGTTTGATCAGACTGAAAGactgtccctaatggcaccctatctttgacaaaagtagtgcactatttaggatCTATGGTGCTGTTTGGGACTTAGACAATAACAGTACCACTTTGCGTCTCTTCATTACACTGTAATCAACCAATCACTTCTCCCCAAAACAAAACGCCTAAGAAAATATCAAACCAAAATGCACTTTTTCAATACATAAAAATAACAGTcagacataaacaaacaaacagttcaAAAGGTCAGATCAGATCCAGTCCAGAGCCACTGTCCATAGAGAGTCCAGACACTGTCCTGCTGAAACTACAACTCCCATGAGTCTTTGGGCCTGGAACTCTTCTCCAATCCGATCAGTGTATTTGTACCAGCAATGACATCAGTAAGAGCGTCCTTCCCACAGTCACCATGATAGGTCACGGGTTTGAGGGGGATGGTACACCCTGAAACACCCCCTGTCTGGgtccagaggggagaggaggggtcttTTTTGCCCCGGAGGGAGGGGCGGGGAGGGGGTGATCCGTTGTGCTAGCATCTAGCAGGTTAGCGGTTAGCCTTGGCTGCTTCTTTGGCTGCCAGGATGAGAGGAGTCAGACTGGATAAAGGCTTGGCCACCTTCAGGAACTGgtgctgtggaggaggaggagaggagagaagagaggaaagataaGTTTAGTTTTATTAGTGGTAAAACTAGTCATGTGGTTTGATGCTGAAACCAACCttatgcttctctctctctctctctctctctctctctctctctctctctctctctctctctctctctctctctctctctctctctctctctctctctctctctctctctctctctctctctcctctctctctctctctctctctctctctctctctcgctctctctctctacctgtagtAGGTCTTTAgcgctccctctcttctccacatCCATCTCCAGGCAGCAGGTGAGGAAGTCTCTGAAGACTGAGGACAGTTTCTCTGGGTTCTGAAGCTCTGGAGTCCCGTTGGTCGCAATCAGATACAACGCCTAGGAgataggacaggacagacaggggcCGTTAtagacacacaaagacagagagacacacacatacacattctctctctctctctacctcttacCCTGAGTGGGTTCTCATTGAGGTAAGGGGGttctccctccaccatctctataGCCATGATGCCTAGAGACCAGATGTCAACTTTAGGACCATAAGCCTTCCTGGTCACCACCTCTGGAGCCATCCAATAGGGAGTCCCCACCATGGTGCTCCTCTTACTCTGCTCTGGAGTGATCTGGGCACAGAACCCAAagtcagctagagaggagagagagaacacacatgtTAGAATAGGACATTGCACTCTAATGCACTATATAAGGCTAAATATGCAATGGCACAGTGGTAGTGCTGCATTAGAACTGACTAtgagctccctctgctggtcaaatGGAGACACTGCACATTAATGCCCCCATCTCCAACCCTAAAAGTGTGTTACATACTGAGTTTCACTGATCCGTCTATTCCCAGAAGGATGTTGTCACTCTTGATGTCGCGATGGATCACCTGGTTAGAATGGAGGAACTCCAAGGCCTGcagacactggagagagagagagagggagaaagatgtaCAAAAGTGCTCAAGGCATCACTTTCTGAACTAGAAAGCATGCCGACaagccaggtacacacacacacacacacacacacacacacacacacacacacacacacacacacacacagcagcactgACCTCCCGACACACAGCAGCGATCTGAGCCTCGTCCATACATGTTTCCGTGACAACGTCAGTCAGAGAACCTCCAGCCAGATACTCCATCACCACCCATAGCTCCTCCCCCACCAGGTAACTACAGAAACACAACAACCACACCCACGTTACCATGGTAACATCAAATATCACCACTGTACCAGTTCGTCAATGGTAAGGGGAAGCTAGAGGGTGTGAGGGACGGttagggtgtgtctgtgtgtgaaaaaGAAGAAGCCGAAAGACAAGATATCTAGTCCTCACAACtaatgtgtgtgtttacatgtcaaTGTGTGCgtttaggagtgtgtgtgtttgtatgcgtgtCTCACCTGTCTAGTAAacgatgttggtgtgtgtgtgtctcacctgtccAGGTAGTTGACTATGTTGGGGTTCTTGTTTTCCCTCATGACCAGGATCTCGTTGATGATGAGCTCCTTCTTGGGCTGCTGCTGCAGGTTCATCTGTTTAATGGCCACCTCCTGGCCTGTAGCGATGTCTATGGCTGTATATACCGTACCTGACGCACTGGAGgacggaggaggaggggagagagagacttctTTCATTTCAAACTGAAgaagtgaagtgtgtgtgtgtgtgtgtgtgtgtgtgtagtgtagactCACCCCTGTCCAATCTTCTCAAAGCGAGTGTATTTCTTCTTGGGGTCTCCCACACTGACTATACTCcctgagaggagggaggaagggaagaagggagagaagtGAGGTTAATAAATGAAACAGAAAGACAGAGTGAagagtcagagaaagaaagagagagacagacagacagggaaacagagaaaAGACATAGAGGCAGAAGTAGGACCATTACAGTAGAGACTCTCAGAGATTTCACTTTAAAACCACTGTAGGACCACGTCTGTCAGGGTCAGGTCAAAGACATGCTGGTCGGACTCAGAcagatggtgagagagggagaggaggagagagagagagaaagagagagagacaaagagagcgagtgagagaggagaaacagtaaCAGACAAGACATCTTGTTAGGTCCACAGGAGCAGGTGAGACAGTCAGATGCTCAATTTCACAGAATCACTCGGTAACTCCAGGAGATTGGACAgtagggagagaagaggaccaatCAGATGCCAGGGTTGGACAGGAGGGTAGGAGGATGTCTGAGTGACAGTATTGTTTCTTACCAGTAGAGGGAGACCTGAGTACATCTGAGGCATGGAGCATCATAGGATGATATAGTTGaactagttacacacacacacacacacacacccaatggATTAGAGAGTACACACACCATTCATCACTACAGAGTACTTACGGCACAATGACAGGAGATGGTACAAGGGATCTGAAACCAGCAGCCAGTGCAATTCACTTCTATTGCAACTTTCAGAcgacctgtgtgtgtctgtgcatgcgtTACTTACGCAGTTTCTCCAGTATCTCTTCATCAGACATCTTCTTCTTGCGTGTTTTGTCTGCGGGGCGTGGCATGGAGGGGCCAGGTGCAGGACTAGGGGTGGGGCTAGTGGGGGGTGTGATGGTGGAGGTGGCGCCCTCCGGAGGTGGGGGGGAGATAGGCGACGTGGCAACGTCTCTGGTGGGAGGAGCTGGGAGTGGATCTATGACAGAACGAGTGTATatctgaggagaaagagaggaggagggaaggagagagggagggagagagggggtgttagagagggaaagagtgaaaGAAGGGAGAGAAAAGGACTATGTTATCCGTCTGAGCTATAGCTTATGCAATTGGTGGTCCACCAAACCAACTCAGTTACAGTTACTGGTCCTTAttttactgtgtctgtgtgtcccagTCAGGTGCGCTAAGCTGCTAAATCACCGTGGCAACAGTGGCGCCATGGCAGTAGCCCTGTCTGAGACGCCACTTCAGTTCGGACCAAAAGAAAAGACCCCTCTCAGCCAATCAGAGAACGGACTTCTCTAGGGGatttctctggtgtgtgtgtgtgtgtgtgtgtgtgtgtgttttctgtgacAACAGAGTGAACAGAGAGGCAGTGTGAGTTTAGTATCTAAATTCAGCCCCCTGCTGCCGCCCATgatcgtcacacacacacacacacacacaaacacacacacacacacacacacacacacacacacacacacacacacacacacacacacacacacacacacacacacacacacacacacacacacacacacacacacacacacacacacacacacacacacacacatacacacacacacatgctgagtCTGTTAGTGAGGAGCAGCACAAGGATAGTGTGACTTTATTTACCTTGTCTGGAGCCAGGGggctgagtgtatgtgtgtggcgtGTGTCTTACTGATTTGGTGTGTTCTGGTCGGGGAGCGACAACAGGAGGGGGCATGGCCTCATCTTCCTCGTCCTCAGATACGGTTGCTATGGCGGGCGTCTCTGACACAGCCTTGGAGCTCTGAAGAGGATGTGACATCACTTTCAGTTAGCTCACTTTCTTTtcctccttctccatctccccctttcttctccttctgactgactgacagccaGGCAGATAGAGAACGTGAACGGAGGAAAATATACTGATTCACAGACAGTGCAGACAAAGGGAGAgaatgagggatggagaggtaaagagagagggagaagtagagCCAGTGAAGAATGCGTCTCAAGGA is a window encoding:
- the LOC115206247 gene encoding serine/threonine-protein kinase PAK 1, which produces MSDNGDIEDKPPAPPMRNTSTLIGSCSKDPAPHGSKPLPPNPEDRKKKDRSIRSILTGGGDKTNKKKERPEISLPSDFEHTIHVGFDAVTGEFTGMPEQWARLLQTSNITKLEQKKNPQAVLDVLKFYDSKETNNSQKYMSFTDKSSDNYSCSKTASSKAVSETPAIATVSEDEEDEAMPPPVVAPRPEHTKSIYTRSVIDPLPAPPTRDVATSPISPPPPEGATSTITPPTSPTPSPAPGPSMPRPADKTRKKKMSDEEILEKLRSIVSVGDPKKKYTRFEKIGQGASGTVYTAIDIATGQEVAIKQMNLQQQPKKELIINEILVMRENKNPNIVNYLDSYLVGEELWVVMEYLAGGSLTDVVTETCMDEAQIAAVCRECLQALEFLHSNQVIHRDIKSDNILLGIDGSVKLTDFGFCAQITPEQSKRSTMVGTPYWMAPEVVTRKAYGPKVDIWSLGIMAIEMVEGEPPYLNENPLRALYLIATNGTPELQNPEKLSSVFRDFLTCCLEMDVEKRGSAKDLLQHQFLKVAKPLSSLTPLILAAKEAAKANR